One region of Termitidicoccus mucosus genomic DNA includes:
- a CDS encoding DEAD/DEAH box helicase, translated as MSFSKLGLFSSLVRGAQAMGYIEPTPIQLRAIPIVLAGGDLIGSAQTGTGKTAAFALPVLNRLGPHQAGGPRVLVLEPTRELAAQVETSFRDLGRFTDVRTTVLHGGVGYGRQRGDLRAGVDIVVATVGRLLDFLNEKNLRLDRVEVLILDEVDRMLDMGFIKDVKRIVTLCPKQRQTLFFSATIPPEIEEIARFALRDPQRVEIGRSRSVTATVKHAIYPVPQPLKFDLLLALLEKTDFQSVIIFSRTKHGADRIARRLKAASHSVAVLHANRSQNQRVEALEGFKSGRYEVMVATDIAARGIDVAGVSHVINYDVPANPEDYVHRIGRTGRAMAVGDAFMLATPEEAGDVRDIERFIGQKIAQLKLAGFDYGAKAAAPAAGGAGGAGGQPQHAHRGGGAAGHGRAGGKGRNSGRGQGGGDRKGGNRHDNGAQPPHPKGKPGAHWRGRRGR; from the coding sequence ATGTCATTTTCCAAGCTAGGGCTTTTTTCGAGCCTCGTTCGCGGCGCGCAGGCCATGGGTTACATCGAGCCCACGCCGATCCAGTTGCGCGCGATTCCCATCGTGCTCGCGGGCGGCGATCTCATCGGCTCGGCGCAGACGGGCACGGGCAAGACCGCCGCGTTTGCCCTGCCCGTGCTCAACCGCCTCGGGCCGCACCAGGCCGGGGGCCCGCGCGTGCTCGTGCTCGAGCCCACCCGCGAGCTCGCCGCGCAGGTCGAGACTTCGTTTCGCGACCTCGGGCGTTTCACCGATGTGCGCACGACCGTGCTTCACGGCGGCGTCGGCTACGGACGGCAGCGCGGGGATTTGCGCGCGGGGGTGGACATTGTGGTGGCCACGGTCGGCCGGCTGCTCGATTTCCTGAACGAGAAAAACCTGCGCCTCGACCGCGTGGAGGTGCTCATCCTCGACGAAGTGGACCGCATGCTCGACATGGGTTTCATCAAGGACGTGAAGCGCATCGTGACCCTGTGCCCGAAGCAGCGGCAGACGCTTTTCTTTTCCGCCACGATTCCGCCCGAGATCGAGGAGATCGCCCGCTTCGCGCTTCGCGACCCGCAACGGGTCGAAATCGGGCGCTCGCGCTCCGTCACCGCAACCGTCAAGCACGCGATTTACCCGGTGCCGCAGCCGTTGAAGTTCGATCTGCTGCTCGCGCTGCTGGAGAAGACGGACTTCCAGAGCGTGATTATTTTTTCCCGCACCAAGCATGGGGCGGACCGCATCGCGCGGCGGCTCAAGGCCGCCAGTCATTCCGTCGCGGTGCTCCATGCGAACCGTTCCCAGAACCAGCGGGTCGAGGCGCTCGAGGGATTCAAAAGCGGCCGTTATGAGGTGATGGTTGCCACCGACATCGCCGCGCGGGGAATCGACGTGGCCGGCGTCTCGCATGTGATCAACTACGACGTGCCGGCGAATCCCGAGGACTACGTGCACCGCATCGGGCGCACGGGCCGCGCGATGGCCGTGGGCGACGCGTTCATGCTCGCGACGCCCGAGGAGGCCGGCGACGTGCGCGACATCGAGCGTTTTATCGGGCAAAAAATCGCGCAGCTAAAACTGGCGGGTTTCGATTATGGCGCGAAAGCCGCGGCCCCCGCCGCCGGCGGTGCGGGAGGTGCGGGCGGGCAACCGCAACATGCGCATCGCGGCGGCGGCGCCGCCGGGCACGGGCGCGCCGGCGGAAAAGGCCGGAACAGCGGACGCGGCCAAGGCGGCGGCGACCGCAAGGGCGGCAATCGCCACGACAACGGCGCCCAGCCGCCCCACCCGAAGGGCAAACCCGGGGCGCACTGGCGAGGCCGCAGGGGCCGCTAG
- a CDS encoding magnesium transporter CorA family protein yields MISTLVYRDNRLSAQNPAVETLAVLRDEPGVMLWVDLIAPSAEEIQQVLAHAFQFHPLAIEDCVSDAPFPKIEPYGDYVHLVMHAVDYTQVDSFMTIELDFFLGKNFLVTYHRQPLRVTETVRERLLRTPSLMVRGPDRFAHTILDLMVEGYKPALEFLREQIEEVAEHVLHHGSADELFPAIVAVRKQLARLRQIVRPQRAVVAELAQGKSKLIRKVILPYLRDLEEELGRIEAQAASWADQLIITFRLFINKSSHEANAGIRVMTAITALTIPSLLIGGWLGMNFENMPEFGIPYGYPITFALTLASTGAILLFMRRKKWL; encoded by the coding sequence ATGATTTCCACCCTCGTCTATCGCGACAACCGCCTCTCCGCGCAGAATCCCGCGGTCGAGACCCTTGCGGTCCTGCGCGACGAGCCGGGCGTCATGCTCTGGGTCGATCTCATCGCGCCCTCCGCCGAGGAAATCCAGCAGGTCCTCGCCCACGCCTTCCAGTTCCACCCGCTCGCCATCGAGGACTGCGTGAGCGACGCGCCTTTCCCGAAGATCGAGCCCTATGGCGACTACGTCCACCTCGTCATGCACGCCGTCGATTACACCCAAGTCGATTCGTTCATGACCATCGAGCTCGATTTTTTCCTGGGGAAAAACTTCCTCGTCACCTACCACCGCCAGCCCCTGCGCGTCACCGAGACCGTGCGCGAACGCCTTCTGCGCACGCCCAGCCTCATGGTGCGCGGGCCCGACCGCTTCGCCCATACCATCCTCGACCTCATGGTCGAGGGCTACAAACCCGCGCTCGAATTCCTCCGCGAGCAAATCGAGGAAGTCGCCGAGCACGTCCTGCATCACGGTTCCGCCGACGAGCTTTTTCCGGCCATTGTCGCCGTGCGCAAACAACTCGCCCGGCTCCGCCAGATCGTGCGTCCGCAGCGCGCCGTGGTCGCCGAGCTCGCCCAAGGCAAAAGCAAACTCATCCGCAAGGTCATCCTGCCCTATCTCCGCGATCTGGAGGAGGAACTCGGCCGCATCGAGGCGCAGGCCGCGTCGTGGGCCGACCAGCTCATCATCACCTTCCGTCTTTTCATCAACAAATCCAGCCACGAGGCCAACGCCGGCATCCGCGTGATGACCGCCATCACCGCGCTGACGATTCCCTCGCTGCTCATCGGCGGCTGGCTGGGCATGAATTTTGAAAACATGCCCGAGTTTGGCATTCCCTACGGTTATCCGATCACCTTTGCGCTCACCCTGGCCAGCACCGGCGCCATCCTGCTCTTCATGCGCCGGAAAAAATGGCTGTGA
- a CDS encoding magnesium transporter CorA family protein: MIQSFIFSDGRLVGSNLETEALRLVRADKGLVLWVDLHDPTVDEIKAILENVFQFHPLEIEDCATPSSLPKVEDYDDHLFIVAHGVDSTRTEGFNTTEINLFLGKDFVVSFHRAASRSIQSVIERCTRPGGTGNARGPDRIAHLILDSLVDHFKPVTDELRTELDEIEDEVLERDPENELVSKLLEVRSEINLLRQIIRPLRDVVNRLAHGDNKNIRTIMLPYFRDLRDNLIRVDETAANYADQLLISFDLYLSKSDFQANEGIKALTALTALSLPATLIGTWYGMNFDSMPELHSPLGYPIAAAVTIALTAAIWFWCKRRRWI, encoded by the coding sequence ATGATCCAGTCCTTCATCTTCAGCGACGGCCGGCTCGTAGGGAGCAACCTCGAAACCGAGGCGCTCCGCCTCGTCCGCGCCGACAAGGGACTCGTCCTCTGGGTCGATCTCCACGACCCCACCGTCGACGAGATCAAGGCCATCCTTGAAAACGTCTTCCAGTTCCACCCCCTCGAAATCGAGGACTGCGCCACGCCCAGCTCGCTGCCGAAAGTCGAGGATTACGACGACCACCTCTTCATCGTCGCGCACGGCGTGGACTCCACCCGCACCGAAGGCTTCAACACCACCGAGATCAATCTCTTCCTCGGCAAGGATTTCGTCGTTTCCTTCCATCGCGCCGCCTCGCGCTCCATCCAGTCCGTCATCGAACGCTGCACCCGCCCCGGCGGCACCGGCAACGCCCGCGGCCCCGACCGCATCGCCCACCTGATCCTCGACTCGCTGGTGGACCATTTCAAACCCGTCACCGACGAACTCCGCACCGAACTCGACGAGATCGAGGACGAGGTGCTCGAGCGCGACCCCGAAAACGAACTCGTCTCCAAGCTCCTCGAAGTCCGCTCCGAGATCAACCTCCTCCGCCAGATTATCCGCCCCCTGCGCGATGTCGTGAACCGCCTGGCCCACGGCGACAACAAAAACATCCGCACCATCATGCTGCCCTACTTCCGCGACCTGCGCGACAACCTCATCCGCGTGGACGAGACCGCCGCCAACTACGCCGACCAGCTTCTCATCTCCTTCGACCTTTACCTCAGCAAATCCGACTTTCAGGCCAACGAAGGCATCAAGGCCCTCACCGCCCTCACCGCGCTTTCCCTGCCCGCCACGCTCATCGGCACCTGGTATGGCATGAACTTCGACAGCATGCCCGAGCTTCACTCCCCGCTCGGCTATCCCATCGCCGCCGCCGTCACCATCGCCCTCACCGCCGCCATCTGGTTCTGGTGCAAACGCCGCCGCTGGATCTAG
- a CDS encoding PTS sugar transporter subunit IIA produces the protein MTGRLTKLLDPACITLSIQSGKRTTAINEVARLLDGHPSVSNFQGFYNELLARERLDTTCLGNEIAIPHARTEHVQSIVLAIGRSQSGVHFENCNQTVRLMFVLGTPKSNPGAYLAIVSSLCKLIKDAAVREALLGAATPEEFAQILTAAEEKILAPA, from the coding sequence ATGACCGGCCGTCTTACCAAGCTACTTGATCCCGCGTGCATCACGCTCTCCATCCAGAGCGGAAAGCGCACGACTGCGATAAACGAGGTCGCCCGCCTCCTCGACGGCCACCCCAGCGTCAGTAATTTCCAAGGCTTCTATAACGAGCTTCTCGCGCGCGAGCGCCTCGACACCACCTGCCTCGGCAACGAGATCGCCATCCCCCACGCGCGCACCGAGCATGTGCAGAGCATTGTCCTCGCCATCGGCCGCAGCCAGAGCGGCGTGCACTTCGAGAACTGCAACCAGACCGTGCGGCTCATGTTTGTGCTGGGCACGCCGAAGTCCAACCCCGGCGCCTACCTCGCGATCGTCAGCTCGCTCTGCAAGCTCATCAAGGACGCCGCCGTGCGCGAAGCGCTCCTGGGCGCCGCCACGCCGGAGGAGTTCGCGCAAATCCTGACCGCCGCCGAGGAAAAGATCCTCGCCCCGGCCTGA
- the hisA gene encoding 1-(5-phosphoribosyl)-5-[(5-phosphoribosylamino)methylideneamino]imidazole-4-carboxamide isomerase → MTIYPAIDIKGGRCVRLTQGRADQETVYFDNPAEVAALFKAAGSAWVHVVDLDGAFSGESQNLAAVRAIAALGLRVQLGGGMRSREAVERALGLGVSRVVVGTRAAESEDFVRGLVAEFGEKIAVGIDAKDGKVAVKGWVDTTGLGALEFAARMSGLGVGTLIYTDISTDGMLTGPNLPAQTAMLKAVKCRVIASGGVSRQADVGALAALAKQHANLDGVIIGKAIYEKRVDLPQALRDAAA, encoded by the coding sequence ATGACGATTTATCCAGCCATCGATATCAAGGGCGGGCGTTGCGTGCGCCTCACGCAGGGCCGCGCCGACCAGGAGACCGTTTATTTCGACAACCCCGCCGAGGTGGCGGCGCTTTTCAAGGCCGCGGGCTCCGCCTGGGTGCACGTGGTGGATCTCGACGGGGCGTTCAGCGGCGAATCGCAGAATCTCGCCGCCGTGCGCGCCATCGCCGCGCTCGGGCTGCGTGTGCAGCTCGGCGGCGGCATGCGTTCGCGCGAGGCGGTGGAGCGCGCGCTCGGGCTCGGCGTCTCCCGCGTGGTCGTCGGCACGCGCGCGGCGGAGAGCGAGGACTTTGTGCGCGGGCTGGTGGCTGAGTTCGGCGAAAAGATCGCCGTCGGCATCGACGCGAAGGACGGCAAGGTCGCCGTCAAGGGCTGGGTGGACACGACCGGGCTCGGCGCGCTGGAGTTTGCCGCGCGCATGAGCGGGCTCGGTGTGGGCACGTTGATTTACACCGACATCAGCACCGACGGCATGCTCACCGGGCCGAACCTCCCGGCGCAGACGGCGATGTTGAAGGCCGTGAAATGCCGCGTGATCGCCTCCGGAGGCGTGTCGCGGCAGGCCGATGTGGGCGCGCTCGCCGCGCTCGCCAAGCAGCACGCCAACCTCGACGGCGTCATCATCGGCAAGGCCATCTACGAGAAACGCGTCGATCTCCCGCAGGCGCTGCGCGACGCGGCGGCCTGA
- a CDS encoding mucoidy inhibitor MuiA family protein: MNKTRILALCLSLAAPASLFATMKNPSPMPSQITAATVYTDRAIVTRAVRVELPAGQSEIVLEKLPAALIDASVQVSGRGTASATILDVSTRVIYTADNAEVDQPRVKALQDEITAVEQAIRALDDRAGILNQQAALVEKIENAVAAPPGKDATARPVIDDLQKLLAFSLENRARLATERQSLDRERDDANKKLNALRSQLNEILHGARAQTRSYKTVTVRVAAAQAGSLDLKLAYTVPGAGWTPAYDARLRAEDRAVELSYFGVVRQGTGEDWNDIALTLSTARPALGGAAPELPPRFLDVYVPRPVMPMQAEMAEGRIRGMAMDKMQTFKVAEAVAAPMPAEVAEVDATLAAATVDTAATSASFRIAAATSIPSDNSPQKVSITTATLPAKLQYQAVPAMQETAFLSAYVTNGTEFPLLAGAANIFLDDAFVATASLKTVMPTEKFELSLGADEGVAVKRRVVNRFTENTGLTGKGRRVTCEFLVTITNNKKTAERVVFKEALPLSRNEKIVVNLLAPSSKEVGTPEKPGREVTLEEENKLVWRLDLKPGETREITYKYNVEYPGDLQITGLD; encoded by the coding sequence ATGAACAAAACCCGCATCCTCGCACTCTGCCTGTCGCTCGCCGCGCCGGCATCCTTGTTTGCCACCATGAAAAATCCGTCTCCCATGCCCTCGCAAATCACCGCCGCGACCGTTTACACGGATCGCGCCATCGTCACCCGCGCCGTCCGCGTGGAACTGCCCGCCGGGCAATCCGAGATCGTCCTCGAAAAGCTCCCCGCCGCGCTCATCGACGCCTCGGTGCAAGTCTCGGGCCGCGGCACCGCGTCCGCCACCATCCTCGACGTGAGCACGCGCGTCATCTACACCGCCGACAACGCCGAGGTGGACCAGCCGCGCGTGAAGGCGCTCCAGGACGAGATCACCGCCGTCGAGCAAGCCATCCGCGCGCTCGACGACCGCGCCGGCATCCTCAACCAGCAGGCCGCGCTCGTCGAAAAAATCGAGAACGCCGTGGCCGCGCCGCCCGGCAAGGACGCGACCGCGCGCCCCGTCATCGACGACTTGCAGAAACTGCTGGCCTTTTCGCTGGAGAATCGCGCCAGGCTCGCCACCGAGCGCCAGTCGCTCGACCGCGAGCGCGATGACGCCAATAAAAAACTCAACGCCCTGCGGTCGCAGCTCAACGAGATCCTCCACGGCGCGCGCGCGCAGACCCGCAGCTACAAGACCGTGACCGTGCGCGTGGCCGCCGCGCAGGCCGGCTCGCTCGACCTCAAGCTCGCCTACACCGTGCCCGGCGCGGGCTGGACGCCCGCCTACGACGCGCGCCTGCGCGCCGAGGATCGCGCCGTCGAGCTCTCCTACTTCGGCGTCGTGCGCCAGGGCACCGGCGAGGACTGGAACGACATCGCCCTCACGCTCTCCACCGCCCGCCCCGCGCTCGGCGGCGCCGCGCCCGAATTGCCGCCGCGGTTTTTGGATGTTTATGTGCCGCGGCCAGTGATGCCCATGCAGGCGGAAATGGCGGAAGGGCGCATCAGAGGAATGGCCATGGATAAGATGCAGACCTTCAAAGTTGCCGAAGCGGTAGCCGCTCCGATGCCCGCCGAGGTTGCCGAGGTGGATGCGACCCTCGCCGCCGCAACCGTGGACACCGCGGCGACGAGCGCGTCGTTCAGGATCGCCGCGGCCACGTCCATCCCCAGCGACAATTCCCCGCAAAAAGTCAGCATCACGACCGCCACTCTCCCGGCGAAGCTCCAATACCAGGCCGTGCCCGCGATGCAGGAGACGGCGTTCCTCAGCGCCTACGTGACCAACGGCACCGAATTTCCGCTGCTCGCCGGCGCCGCCAACATTTTTCTCGACGACGCGTTTGTCGCGACCGCCAGCCTGAAGACCGTGATGCCCACGGAAAAATTCGAGCTCTCGCTCGGCGCCGACGAGGGCGTGGCGGTCAAGCGCCGCGTCGTGAACCGTTTCACGGAAAACACCGGGCTCACCGGCAAGGGCCGCCGCGTGACCTGCGAGTTCCTCGTCACCATCACGAACAACAAGAAGACCGCCGAGCGCGTCGTATTCAAGGAAGCACTACCGCTCTCGCGCAACGAGAAGATCGTCGTCAATCTCCTCGCGCCCTCGTCGAAGGAGGTCGGCACGCCGGAAAAACCCGGCCGCGAGGTCACGCTCGAGGAGGAGAACAAGCTCGTCTGGCGTCTCGATCTGAAGCCGGGCGAGACGCGCGAGATCACCTATAAATACAACGTCGAGTATCCGGGCGACTTGCAGATCACTGGCTTGGATTGA